Genomic segment of Candidatus Methanomethylicota archaeon:
TATACGAGGTTTAGTGTGAGGTGTCTTGGAGCATTCAATGGTTTAATGAATATATTTATGATGCCCAAAAACAGTTTAGGATATTTATTAGAGCTTTTTGATAAGTTGCGCGAATTAGGCTTAATTGACGATTACATATACTTTACCTCTTTAGCTAAATGGATTTGGAGGGACAATGACTTCACATATTATGATGTGAAGAAGGATGAATGGACGTTCGATTGGGATGATTGGGGTAAATATGTGGAATCTTTGAAGGGACCAGCTGAATTAGAGGCATATCCACCATCAATACTACATAAGTTGGATAAATCTGATATGGTTTTACTGAGAGAGCTCAGCAAGAATGCTAGAGCTAAGTTTAAGGATTTAAGTGAGAAGCTTAAGATTCCGGAGTATCAGATTAGTAGGAGGATAAAGCTATATCTTGATAGTGGAATTATTGAGGGGTTCAGAGTATTGGTATATTCGAAGGCTTCAAACCTGTTTAACCAATTCATATTCAAATGTAGATGCCCGGTTGCTACGACAGCTAGATTTGCAATGGCGGTTAAGAAGCTCCCCTTCCAATTAACATTCATGCCCACACAAGAAGGATTCACACTAATAATATTCCTACCACCATTGGGAGTCTCGTATCTTGGTGAGATATTACAAAAGAATGTGGATGATGTGAAGCTCATGTGGGCAGATTATAGGACGAGCAGGAGATACTGGTTCTATGGGGAAACATTCAAGGATGGTGTTTGGCAAGCTGATAGGAAGATGCTCGTAGACGACATATTAATGGAGTTAAGGGTGAAGTGAAAAACAAACAATTAAAAATAATTTTTT
This window contains:
- a CDS encoding AsnC family transcriptional regulator, with amino-acid sequence MQELDEIDYRILTALGRNPLATITELSKETGVNVKTLSKRLQQLIQSKVIRSISAQISPSALGQEPVIIFMNTKWKNVPIIEKVGELHPYTRFSVRCLGAFNGLMNIFMMPKNSLGYLLELFDKLRELGLIDDYIYFTSLAKWIWRDNDFTYYDVKKDEWTFDWDDWGKYVESLKGPAELEAYPPSILHKLDKSDMVLLRELSKNARAKFKDLSEKLKIPEYQISRRIKLYLDSGIIEGFRVLVYSKASNLFNQFIFKCRCPVATTARFAMAVKKLPFQLTFMPTQEGFTLIIFLPPLGVSYLGEILQKNVDDVKLMWADYRTSRRYWFYGETFKDGVWQADRKMLVDDILMELRVK